The window taacttaattttaagttaaagtaacaaacaaacaaatatatgttgatttgacaaaaatgctgcatatttttacagtgtattagaGGGGTTCTGGTTTGGAACAGACAGCAagccacactctaaaaatgtctgggttatttttgacccataatgggtaaatatcggACAGAACACACAGCTGGGTTAAagttgacccaatgctgggttgttttaacccaactgttggttTATATATGTCCCATGGTTGcaaaacaacaacccagcatgggctaatatttaacccagcatgtgttctgtccgatatttacccattatgggttaaaaaataacccagccattttaagAGTGTCTTCCCAAACACTGTTCCCCCagtttgaaaataacacatggATTGGACCATGTGTTTGGAGGATATTACAATTGTTCCCACATCATTTGTTTACAAATCGATTTACAGTATACGCACAAAAATATTGTCAGTCATGTTTGATTTATTCCATGCACAATGCATGCAGTGGGATAGTGCTCACTATTAGTGTTTACTTTATGCCTTCTCAGTGGGAAAGTACATAGACTATCACTGTTTCAAAAAGagatttaagtgtttttttttagatagaCGTAAACAATATTGGACAGGTAGACTAGATATGCTGATTTGCTGATCTGTGACTTGTATGGAGAAATTTCGTTtgcatttgtttgtgtgtttgcccTATGGATGCCTACTATGTAACTTCTCAGTATTAATACTTATGGTTTTGCTTGGTGTCTTTTGTACCTTGCTTACAATGTATACAAATTTGGATTCAAAGAACCTTAAACAGTATGCTATTGAAACACATAAGCTGTTGAAAGGTTTAAGCAGATGTCATCTGTGTCACAAGACTGCAATATGACCTCAAAGGTATATTTATTACGATAACGCCATCTATTGGTCAACTTAAAAATAACACTAGAATTCACTACACAGCTTGACCGAAACTTTTCACACCTTAGTTAGTATGTCCTCATCATGTAATGTAATGACCTAATGCCTAACTTAAGTGTGTGCTTTTTCTATAGGTCTTCCTCCCAAGAAACTTTTCAGTGTTGGATGACCTTCTTGAAATGAAAAACCAAAAGGCAACTctgttgttttcatttcagCATCACCTGAGATGCACTGACTGAATCAGAAAGAGAAAGTGAAGATTGCATGTTGCACCACATGTAGAATTATCATATATTGATGCATACAACTCTTCAGGATTAAGATTATCTAGTAACCTATTGTTTAAATGCTGAGTCTGTGATAGTGGAATGATCTACATCCAAAAGCTTACTTTAGCTGCATAAATCCAATAATATATTGACACTAATTATCAATTGCTTTTCTCTTTAAGTACAAAAGCTTAATGATAGCATTATGTCGACCAAAattttcaaatataaatattcaaatCAGTATAGGCTTTCACGATGTACAAAATTCACAAGTGCACATTTGAGGATAAAAACTATTCACAATATATCCATGTCAACACAAATTTAAGCCTATAAAGTAAAAGTCTATGAAAAGTCATACTGTATCTGCTCCCATCGTCAGATTTCGGCGTGCAATATaagtctttttttgtgtgtgtaaaggtcaccttaaaaataattatttacataaattGATAAATATTAACTTTAGTAAACATAAGTCGTTTTGGTGCTTATAAATCTATTTCTTCTTGTGTTATATTATTTGTTAAAATTCACATAACTTCGATGTCTTATAAGTTTTGGCAGAATATAGGCCTATATGGCTGATGTGTGCTAATTAGgctacacagtaaaaaaaatatttgtgtgtcAGTTTAAAATTTAAACCAACTAGTTAGCTAGCTACTgattaataatttatattatgaTTTCTTGTTGCAGTGTTGGAATAGTGGGTTAATGGTAATACATGTGATATATGAGTAATGGGGAGGGGGGCAAAGGTGATTATAGTGTGAGGGTTTAACAATTTTAGTAAGAGAAATAGGATTGTGGAGCGCTTAATAAATTGTAAACAAACTTAAATGAAGAACGTTGTCAGCCGTTAATTGAGATTGACAGCAAAAGTGGCCAATGGTAGGTACCTAAAAGTGAAACCGGAGGATGACAAACCTGAAGAGAAAAAACTAAACGCAACAGGATGCAGTTTTACAGTAGTattttttttcctcaaaaaacgttTGTGTTCACAGTTCCGTCATAAAAAATCCAAAGATATGATATAACTGCATTGTTATTATTTCGGACGCAAAATGGATTACGGGATAGGCTATCCCGGATAGCGTAACGTTAATGTTTTAGCACTTCTTCCGCGTAAATCCGTGGACCGCTTTAAGCCTCGAAAAAATACGCATTTAGACTACAGTCCAGACATATCCTAAAATTTCAGTTGAAACACAGTAACCCGAAAAGTGGAACGGCGGTATTTGATGTTGGTCATTTGACTGAAAAGCATCCCAAATAACGGTCAGCATGGAGAGGATTTTTGTGCTGCTTTTACTTTCTGTCCAAGCAGCTGCGCCAAGAGGTAGGctacaataaaaaaactttctttAAATACCAATAAAGTAATTATATCATTGATATATTTAGTAATGCCAGATATTGACCTGATATAACTTAGCCTAATATGGAGAGTGAGATGATGATTGTGGCCAAATTAAATGAACAAATCAAATGACAAATCACACATTCCCAAATAAATCATTGAAAACATGTTAAACTAACAGTTTATGAACTAAACAATGTGCTTTTTAAGCATGTGACTTAAAAATATATCGAAAACAATCTATTTCCATCTTCTTTAAAGATAGAAATCACATTCATTTTGATCACAACTGACAGGAAATGTAATACTTTGAAAGGATGGTGTCATTTGcatactttttgttttttttaaaggttctCATTCTTTGTTGATGCTTACAACTTACATTAAAGGGCAAACACCGTTTCCTCAGTTTGGTTACGTATTTATGTTGGATGATGTTAGAGTTTTGTATTATGATGGTGAGACAAGTACCTTCATTAGAAGAGGAAATACAACAAATGAAGATGCAGTGTTTGATTCTGCTGTTCTTCTTACCATAAATGCTCATATTGAAACAACCTTTAGGGAAAAATCTGCAGTTGCAGctcaaaacttaaataaaacagaTGGTAAGTACTGTACAATATTACAGTCATTGCAATAGTAATTTAAATGCTTGAACGGCTTTCTTAATTTTCTTAATATTCTTAATTTCTTGGCTGAAGGTCTTGTCTTTCAAAAGCTGGTTTTGTGCGAGCTGAAGGATAATGGTGAACCAGGACAGATGATCACACGGTATGCTTTTCAAGGTTCCACCATAGATGAGCTGCAGTATCTTGACAAGAGGTTTACATACGATGGTACTACAAATGACACAGTTCAGGTGCTAAAAATGCATCTTGACATCTCAAAGTGGCGTCATGAAAATGTGTACTACCCAGTTTGCATAAAAATACTCAAGGGTTACCTGAAAACAAGAGGAAACCAAGTAAATAGAAAAGGTAAGATGAAATTATGTTTCCATATTCTTGCTGTGCCTTAACATTCCCtgacattttataaacaaacatttcataATCTTCAGAAGGATTTGGAAGTATTAAACATTACGTGGTCACCCTATGTTGCACCAAATAAACAATGTTATTCAGGTTTGAAACAGGagtgtacactgtcagaaagaaatggtcaaaatttgtaccccagctgtccctggggcggtaccctttcacaCAAAGtagctttgcacctaaaaagtATATATTTCTCAGAGGTGCATATAGGTACCACCCTACCAGAGAAACCCTATATTACCTCAAAGATACAGCTGgtgtacacatttttttaatcagtgtacaTGACAACTTATTTGTTATGTGGTTTGTCTGCTACCTTTCTTTAATAGTGAAACCCAAAGTCAGGCTTCTCCAAAAAGATCTGTCTTCTGGGTCTCGGGTGAGTTGTCTGGCAACAGGATTTTACCCTCGACGCATCAACCTGACCCTGTTCAGAGATGGACAGCCTGTATCTGATGATGAGATCACTGGAGGAGATCTGCTACCCAATGATGATGGGACGTACCAGATGAGGAAGATTCTGGAGATTAGTGAggaagaaaaaaaagagaaacacaAATATACCTGCACCGCCACACATCTCAGTCTGGACAACAAACTGGACgttaaactgggtaattttttataattgcaGAAAAACCtgcaaaagaaagaaagaaagaaaagaaaaatactaaattaatgtaatgtaaaaaatCAGGCAGAATCATATAATCTCTTAATCTTTGTGATCTTTGCTCATGGGTTTTGTTTCAGAATATGATCATGGGACACCATTAAAGTCAGTGCTTGGCTCAGTGCTACCAATTTTGGTCATGGTGACTGTGGCTGCTGTAGTTATATGGCGAGTGCGAAAAGCAGGTAAGATGGGGGTAAAATGATCTAAACTAATACAAAAGTCTTTAATGTTATACTTCAATCATCAATAAAAGTCACTAAAATAGCTATGCTTTTTATTTCCTTTGATGCTGTAGCTTCTAAAAGAGAATATTCCTCTGCATCTAGTAAGTACTTACTTATTAGTAACTTTCAcaggttttatttttataaagaatATACACTACAGGAATTTTCCTTTAACTAACATTCATTTTATTTGCAGCATCTGAAGAAAGTGTGGACATGGGATCAAAAAGTTTGTGTAATTTGAATCTGCAGGAATGAAGCCGAGAAAAGTCTTCAAACAACGATTAGTAAATTAAAGAGTAAACAGATCAAGTTCAACTAAAGACTGAAAGAAACACAACAATTCAGGGAACACTTAAGATAGTTTatccaggggttttcaaacttttttgtcaGCTGAACCCACTTGTCCTAAATTATTTCCCTAAAATACCCCCTGATATTTTAAGTAAGTATTCTatagcacatttgcatgttttacTTCGATGAGCTCTCAGTTTTCAGATTTATTGTGATGCGTAGATAGATTTATTTTAGCACCGTTCAAGTTCAAACCTGTGCCCAACGTTTTGCAATGGTTTTCGGGTTGAACAATGGGGTTTGAGAtatgttttttcttgtttgaTGGGTGTGTGTGTCAGAACTACAGTCCAATCAGCAGCAACATGTAAATAAACCACACGGTACTAAAGAGACAGCTTGCAAAATAGGTCTAAGTTGGAATGTTCTCTTTCATTCTGGATGGCAAGAGCAGTGCCTGTAACATTGagtgtattttacagtattaaacacatatTTATAAAGATTTCATTAGGCTCcggaaacatttaaaaaaagatcgcagcgattagcaaatagtaacatgacccaacttcaacgATCCAATCAATTCTCGAGGGATGAATTCAATTCCAGCACTACCTTTTTTTTTCAGAAGAATATACTTCACCacgggaaaataagacaatcgctacttctgtttcatggcAACTTTAACCAAGCTTACCATAGGTGGAAAACTGATCAAACTATAAGAAAAATCTCTCATGTTATCTCTCATTCTAGAACAAAGGATTTACACATCTGATTTTAAAATGCTGTATTATTATTCTACAAATAAACATGGGTTGAGATGTCCGAATGCTTTCaaatttgtattatatttttaCTGCCGTTATTGTTACATTGTTAATTGCACTAAATATATGTGTTCAGTGGGGAATAACCTTATGTGGACAGGTATCAGGGCACTTGTGACGTTTACTGTGCAGTAATTCACAgtattcatatttttatatgtaGTTTGTTAGTTTTGTAATATTTCACAATCAATTCAATAAATTCCTTTTAGCATTTCTTTGACTAAGATTATGTGTTTTTCATTTCCCTCTAATTGAATTGAAATATCCCAATTAGTAAATAAATGCAACCGGTCCAGTAGTCAAGGCTTATTTCTGTGTATGAATCTAACACTTTTCCATTTTATTTCTgcttatatacagtacatattgaAAGATGATCAACTACAATTGaggagctcaaatgcaaaagccTCTGAATGCCACCTTCGTCAATATGAGATATTAATCTTAACTAAATGCTTTCTGCACATATTATAGATTCattaaatactttcacttcaaatctgcttaattccTGGTAAGACGCATTTAGAGGGTTTAGATCTGAACTCTTCGATTAGAAAAGATTTGGTTGTAAGAAGCTAATTCTGCACATCCCAACAACTGTTCTTCTGTTAAAATGTAGCATTGTAAACTTAAAAACATGCATAAACAGGGTTTAGATCatgggtctccaaccttttttgtaagcaagggctaccacaatggggGGGGGGtacttttttatatagtctactccagtggttctcaaactttttcagcatgcagCCCCTCTTGTgttagcctggtccaaccactcttgtacattcatttcatttgtacagagagtctggccacgctccattgcaaagcgttacttccgttaaggagggtcctctgttgaagtttaaaaccattggatctgcccagagtcactcaggatctgccataggcgatcgctaacgtgtggtcgtgacaTATATCATGCGCCGAAACTGGCCGAAAACAACAAGTACGAAtaatcagaccaacaaaacttagcaaacctggttcttgctccggctttaacttctgtatattcggtagttttgcaacaacggaccgaatagattttctcacgtctttctccgctgccattactgaactacaactcaaactgacgcacgacctcaacgccatcgttcttagccacccccatctgttcgctgattggacctgcagatttttgcaggagaaaatgAAACTCTatacagcagtcccagacgtaagccgtttctcaataccaagtacgccaaactcggacttgtgtccttcgtagttcgaacttgcaagttcagactcggaagaacgaactcctgacgcgaaatgcattctgggaaacttcgctatcctaagtccacacaagtgtcctctgatgcatcctcgataaaatgggcggatcaagaacacatccggggattttatgtgaacttgggcttgatgcgaactttgaattggaacagtacttgggccgcgactgatgacgtttcacaagtccacaagaacacaattacagacaagaacgcatattgagaaacggctgtactgaagcgaaatgaaaaggcttgttcgacttcatgcggcgccgctagaactgacaggcggatgacgtcaaagtgccgcgagagccagacgaaattacacttcgtatgatttctcgaatcgttctcgcggtacttcgatGTCACCCAGCTGTCGGTttttgcagcgccgcatgaagtcgaacaagcctagtATTAAGCGGAAGCatgtaggagggcggagccaggctacccttgtgtatggtgcattccttcgtgcccccccccccaagtaaatttatgacaaaaaactgttctaaaacttaacattttaataaaactaaacattcaattatacaaagtagtgctgttggtttgtAGCCTTattcttttctcttttttacacaaatttatgtatatttttgattttattttattttacttgttaatacgtttttataactgtttaaaatgttagcATACATAAAAgtg is drawn from Misgurnus anguillicaudatus chromosome 6, ASM2758022v2, whole genome shotgun sequence and contains these coding sequences:
- the LOC129433817 gene encoding major histocompatibility complex class I-related gene protein-like; translation: MERIFVLLLLSVQAAAPRGSHSLLMLTTYIKGQTPFPQFGYVFMLDDVRVLYYDGETSTFIRRGNTTNEDAVFDSAVLLTINAHIETTFREKSAVAAQNLNKTDGLVFQKLVLCELKDNGEPGQMITRYAFQGSTIDELQYLDKRFTYDGTTNDTVQVLKMHLDISKWRHENVYYPVCIKILKGYLKTRGNQVNRKVKPKVRLLQKDLSSGSRVSCLATGFYPRRINLTLFRDGQPVSDDEITGGDLLPNDDGTYQMRKILEISEEEKKEKHKYTCTATHLSLDNKLDVKLEYDHGTPLKSVLGSVLPILVMVTVAAVVIWRVRKAASKREYSSASTSEESVDMGSKSLCNLNLQE